Proteins from one Mycolicibacter virginiensis genomic window:
- a CDS encoding acyl-CoA synthetase — MCTSFQDRAQSRGAAVDLNLSAITRPVEWLMATAQNGLEVLRWGGLETGTVPSPFQIVESTPMYKLRRYFPPDSRPGQPQPGPPVLLVHPMMMSANMWDVTHDEGAVGILHDAGVDPWVIDFGSPDQIEGGMRRNLADHIVGLSQAIDTVAETTGRDVHLAGYSQGGMFAYQTGAYRHSKNIASIIAFGSPVDTLAALPMGLPPNLASGVAGFMADHVFNRLDISGWQARLGFQMMDPLKTAKARMDFLRQLHDREALLPREAQRRFLESEGWIAWSGPAISELLKQFIAHNRMMTGGFAINGQLVTLTDITCPVLAFVGEVDDIGQPAAVRGIRRAAPDAKVFEYLLRAGHFGLVVGSKAAELTWPTVARWVLWQSGMGPQPAGVALMSAQPSEGAKRGVAMTSRIAHGLGEASEVALTLARGAADAMVAAQKSVRTMAVETARTLPRLARLGQINDHTRISLGRIIDEQAADSPDGEFLLFDGRVHTYEAVNKRIDNVVRGLIDVGVRQGVHVGVLMATRPSALVAIAALSRLGAVAVLMPTDGDLLPAARLGGISDIIVDPETLELAGAAARELDCQVLVLGGGEARDLDLPTDIDVVDMEQIDPDAVELPGWYRPNPGFARDLAFVAFGNAAGELVAKQITNFRWALSAFGTASTAALGPNDTVYCLTPLHHESGLLVSLGGAVVGGARIALSRGLNPDRFVAEVRQYGVSVVSYTWAMLGEVIDDPNFVLQGNHPVRLFIGSGMPVGLWNRVTEVFAPAHVVEFFATKDGQAVLANVSGAKVGSKGRPLPGAVDVELAAYDCDHDLILEDDRGFVRVAETDEVGVLLAKPRGPIDPSASVKRGVFAPADTWISTEFLFRRDADGDYWLVGGRASSVRTDRGIAFPVVITDALGAVTGVDLAVTYRVPTEGADLVVSAVTVQPGASVTAADLSEAVAALPSGVGPDVIHLVPNLSLSTVYRPVVGALRETGLPKAGRNAWYFDASTRQFKRLTAAVRAELAGGRP; from the coding sequence ATGTGCACGTCATTCCAGGATCGAGCGCAAAGTAGGGGAGCAGCGGTGGATCTGAACTTGTCGGCCATTACCCGGCCGGTCGAGTGGCTGATGGCCACCGCACAGAACGGCCTGGAAGTTCTGCGCTGGGGCGGCCTCGAGACCGGAACGGTGCCATCGCCGTTCCAAATCGTCGAGAGCACCCCGATGTACAAGCTGCGGCGGTATTTCCCGCCGGACAGCCGACCGGGCCAACCGCAGCCCGGGCCGCCGGTGCTGCTGGTGCACCCGATGATGATGTCGGCAAACATGTGGGACGTCACCCACGACGAGGGTGCGGTCGGCATTCTGCACGACGCCGGTGTGGACCCGTGGGTGATCGACTTCGGCTCACCGGACCAGATCGAAGGCGGCATGCGCCGCAATCTGGCCGACCACATCGTCGGCCTGAGCCAGGCCATCGACACCGTCGCCGAGACCACCGGGCGCGACGTGCACCTGGCCGGCTACTCCCAGGGCGGCATGTTCGCCTATCAGACCGGGGCATACCGGCATTCGAAGAACATCGCCAGCATCATCGCGTTCGGTTCGCCGGTCGACACCCTGGCCGCGCTGCCGATGGGGCTGCCGCCCAATCTGGCCTCCGGTGTCGCCGGCTTCATGGCCGACCATGTCTTCAACCGGCTCGACATCTCGGGATGGCAGGCGCGCCTGGGCTTCCAGATGATGGACCCGCTCAAGACGGCGAAGGCGCGGATGGACTTCCTGCGCCAGCTGCACGACCGCGAGGCCCTGCTGCCGCGCGAGGCGCAGCGCCGCTTCTTGGAGTCCGAGGGCTGGATCGCCTGGTCGGGTCCGGCGATCTCCGAGCTGCTCAAGCAGTTCATCGCCCACAACCGGATGATGACCGGTGGTTTCGCCATCAACGGGCAGCTGGTCACCCTCACCGACATCACCTGCCCGGTGCTGGCATTCGTCGGCGAGGTCGATGACATCGGCCAGCCGGCGGCGGTCCGCGGGATCCGCCGCGCGGCTCCCGACGCCAAGGTCTTCGAATACCTGCTGCGGGCAGGTCACTTCGGCCTGGTGGTGGGTTCCAAGGCCGCCGAACTGACCTGGCCGACCGTGGCGCGCTGGGTGCTGTGGCAGTCCGGGATGGGCCCGCAGCCGGCGGGGGTGGCGTTGATGTCCGCGCAGCCTTCCGAAGGCGCCAAGCGCGGCGTCGCGATGACGTCGCGGATCGCCCACGGGCTGGGTGAGGCCTCCGAGGTCGCGCTGACGCTGGCGCGCGGCGCCGCGGACGCCATGGTGGCGGCGCAGAAATCGGTGCGCACCATGGCCGTTGAGACCGCGCGCACCCTGCCCCGGCTGGCCCGGCTCGGACAGATCAACGACCACACCCGAATCTCGTTGGGCCGCATCATCGATGAGCAGGCCGCCGACTCGCCCGACGGCGAATTCCTGTTGTTCGACGGGCGAGTGCACACCTACGAGGCGGTCAACAAGCGCATCGACAACGTCGTCCGCGGCCTGATCGACGTCGGCGTGCGCCAAGGCGTCCACGTCGGCGTGCTGATGGCCACCCGGCCCAGCGCCCTGGTCGCGATCGCGGCGCTGTCCCGGCTGGGCGCGGTCGCCGTACTGATGCCGACCGACGGCGACCTGCTGCCCGCGGCTCGCCTGGGCGGCATCTCCGACATCATCGTCGACCCCGAGACCCTGGAGCTGGCCGGCGCGGCCGCCCGCGAACTGGACTGCCAGGTACTGGTGCTCGGCGGCGGTGAAGCCCGCGACCTGGACCTGCCCACCGACATCGACGTCGTCGACATGGAACAGATCGACCCCGACGCCGTCGAACTTCCCGGCTGGTACCGGCCGAACCCGGGCTTCGCCCGCGACCTGGCGTTCGTGGCCTTCGGCAACGCGGCCGGCGAGCTGGTGGCCAAGCAGATCACCAACTTCCGCTGGGCGCTCTCGGCGTTCGGCACCGCATCGACAGCGGCGCTGGGCCCCAACGACACCGTCTACTGCCTTACGCCGCTGCACCATGAATCCGGGCTACTGGTCAGCCTCGGCGGCGCCGTCGTCGGCGGTGCCCGCATCGCCCTGTCGCGCGGCCTGAACCCGGACCGGTTCGTCGCCGAGGTGCGCCAGTACGGCGTCAGCGTGGTGTCCTACACCTGGGCGATGCTCGGCGAGGTCATCGACGATCCGAACTTCGTCTTGCAGGGCAACCACCCCGTTCGGCTGTTCATCGGTTCCGGAATGCCCGTCGGCCTGTGGAACCGGGTCACCGAGGTGTTCGCCCCGGCCCACGTCGTCGAGTTCTTCGCCACCAAGGACGGTCAGGCCGTGCTGGCCAACGTCTCTGGCGCCAAGGTCGGCAGCAAGGGGCGCCCGCTGCCCGGAGCGGTGGATGTGGAACTGGCCGCCTACGACTGCGATCACGACCTGATCCTGGAAGACGACCGAGGTTTCGTGCGGGTCGCCGAGACCGACGAAGTCGGTGTGCTGCTGGCCAAACCCCGTGGACCGATCGACCCGTCGGCCTCGGTCAAGCGGGGCGTGTTCGCGCCGGCCGACACCTGGATTTCCACGGAGTTCCTGTTCCGGCGCGACGCCGACGGCGACTACTGGCTGGTCGGCGGGCGCGCATCCAGCGTCCGCACCGATCGCGGGATCGCGTTCCCGGTGGTCATCACCGATGCCCTGGGCGCCGTCACCGGCGTCGATCTGGCGGTCACCTATCGGGTGCCGACCGAGGGGGCGGACCTGGTGGTGTCGGCGGTGACGGTGCAGCCGGGTGCCTCGGTGACCGCTGCCGACCTCAGCGAGGCGGTGGCCGCGCTTCCCTCCGGTGTCGGTCCCGATGTCATCCACCTGGTGCCCAACCTGTCACTGAGCACGGTGTACCGCCCGGTGGTGGGTGCGCTGCGCGAGACCGGGCTGCCCAAGGCCGGACGCAACGCCTGGTACTTCGATGCCAGCACCCGGCAGTTCAAACGGTTGACGGCCGCGGTGCGCGCCGAACTGGCCGGTGGTCGCCCGTGA
- a CDS encoding Trm112 family protein — protein MIDQDLLDILVCPADRGPLLLVQRSGADALYNPRLHRAYRIDDDIPVLLIDEAESVNEDEHALLIDQAGPADPQ, from the coding sequence GTGATCGACCAAGACCTGCTGGACATCCTGGTCTGTCCGGCCGACCGCGGCCCGCTGCTGTTGGTGCAGCGTAGCGGTGCTGATGCGCTCTACAACCCGCGCTTGCATCGGGCCTACCGCATCGACGACGACATTCCGGTGCTGCTGATCGACGAGGCCGAATCCGTCAACGAGGACGAGCACGCCCTGCTCATAGACCAAGCGGGCCCGGCAGATCCCCAGTGA
- a CDS encoding TetR family transcriptional regulator — protein MATASNSRKPGRPSGASDNRDKILTAARDLFARNGFANTSIRAVAAAAGVDAALVHHYHGTKQQLFAAAVELPIDPMTVLGPLRETPVEVLGRTLPELLLPLWDSQAGTGLIAALRSMLTGTEVPLARSFFRDIVIAELAPRIDEPSGTGVLRAEFAASQLMGVVVARYIIGLEPIASLPAQQVVAMIAPTLQRYLTGDLPGPLGL, from the coding sequence ATGGCCACCGCATCAAACAGCCGTAAGCCGGGCCGCCCGTCGGGCGCCTCCGACAACCGAGACAAGATCCTGACGGCGGCCCGAGACTTGTTCGCCCGCAATGGTTTCGCGAACACCTCAATCCGAGCGGTGGCCGCCGCGGCGGGCGTCGACGCGGCGCTGGTGCACCACTACCACGGCACCAAGCAGCAGCTGTTCGCCGCCGCGGTCGAGCTGCCGATCGATCCGATGACGGTGCTGGGGCCGCTGCGCGAGACACCGGTCGAGGTACTCGGGCGCACCCTGCCCGAACTGCTGCTGCCACTGTGGGATTCGCAGGCCGGCACCGGACTGATTGCGGCGTTACGCTCCATGCTCACCGGGACCGAGGTGCCACTGGCTCGGTCGTTCTTCCGGGACATCGTGATCGCCGAGCTCGCCCCGCGAATCGACGAACCGTCAGGAACCGGCGTCCTGCGCGCCGAGTTCGCCGCCAGTCAGTTGATGGGCGTCGTGGTCGCCCGCTACATCATCGGGCTGGAGCCGATCGCCTCACTGCCGGCGCAGCAGGTGGTGGCGATGATCGCCCCGACCCTGCAGCGTTATCTCACTGGGGATCTGCCGGGCCCGCTTGGTCTATGA
- a CDS encoding ABC transporter permease → MFVDGGSVPVHHPAHHRAPSRVTGFLQLRPFVATTLRILRQLAGDHRSVAMILAVPSLVITLMYFMFSGAVHPPGTPSPFNAACLILLGLFPLFLMFVITAITMQRERASGTLERILTTPLRRVDLLAAYGTAFSIAAAAQASLACVVAFWLLDFHTVGSPAWVFGIAIINAMLGVGLGLLCSAFARTEFQAVQFIPLVMVPQLLLAGIIVPRAAMPEWLQWVSNAMPASYALEALQQVGTHPELTGVAVRDIVIVLAFAVAALGLAAVTLRRRTP, encoded by the coding sequence ATGTTCGTCGATGGAGGAAGCGTTCCTGTCCATCATCCGGCGCACCACCGCGCCCCGAGCCGGGTGACCGGATTCCTGCAGCTGCGGCCCTTCGTGGCCACCACGCTGCGAATCCTGCGCCAACTCGCCGGTGATCACCGCAGTGTCGCGATGATCTTGGCTGTGCCCAGCCTGGTCATCACGCTGATGTACTTCATGTTCTCGGGCGCCGTGCACCCGCCGGGCACCCCGTCGCCGTTCAATGCCGCCTGTCTAATCCTGCTGGGACTGTTCCCGCTGTTTCTGATGTTCGTCATCACCGCGATCACCATGCAGCGCGAACGCGCATCGGGAACCCTGGAGCGCATCTTGACCACCCCGCTGCGCCGGGTCGACCTGCTCGCCGCCTACGGGACGGCGTTCTCGATCGCCGCGGCCGCCCAGGCCAGCCTGGCGTGTGTTGTCGCGTTCTGGCTGCTGGATTTCCACACCGTGGGCAGCCCGGCCTGGGTGTTCGGGATCGCGATCATCAACGCGATGCTCGGTGTCGGCCTGGGGCTGCTGTGCAGCGCGTTCGCCCGCACCGAATTTCAGGCCGTGCAGTTCATTCCGCTGGTGATGGTGCCGCAGCTGTTGCTGGCCGGAATCATCGTGCCGCGCGCGGCGATGCCCGAGTGGCTGCAGTGGGTGAGCAACGCGATGCCGGCCAGCTACGCCCTCGAAGCGCTGCAGCAGGTGGGCACCCACCCGGAACTGACCGGTGTCGCGGTGCGCGACATCGTCATCGTGCTGGCGTTCGCGGTCGCGGCACTGGGACTGGCCGCGGTCACCCTGCGGCGACGGACGCCGTGA
- a CDS encoding ABC transporter ATP-binding protein: MMISSRDEFSGSGPAVAIDHLRVVRGKRPVLHDLSVQIAPGTITGLLGPSGCGKTTLMRCIVGTQLITDGRVEVLGSPAGSPVLRHRVGYMPQQATIYDDLRVIDNVRYFAALAGVDARDADDAIEAVDLRKHHGDYCANLSGGQRARVSLACALVGRPDLLVLDEPTIGLDPVLRAELWQQFSALARRGTTLLVSSHVMDEADHCGDLLLMREGWLLARTTPRRLREETGCSSMEEAFLSIIRRTTAPRAG, translated from the coding sequence ATGATGATTTCATCGCGTGATGAATTCTCGGGGTCGGGCCCGGCCGTCGCGATCGATCACCTGAGGGTGGTGCGCGGCAAGCGGCCGGTACTGCACGACCTCTCGGTACAGATCGCCCCAGGCACAATCACCGGCCTGCTCGGGCCGTCTGGCTGTGGAAAGACCACCCTGATGCGCTGCATCGTCGGTACTCAACTGATCACCGACGGCCGAGTAGAGGTGCTGGGCAGTCCGGCCGGCTCCCCCGTACTACGCCACCGGGTCGGCTACATGCCACAGCAGGCCACCATCTACGACGACCTGCGGGTGATCGACAACGTGCGGTACTTCGCCGCACTCGCCGGCGTGGACGCACGCGACGCGGACGACGCGATCGAGGCGGTGGACCTGCGCAAGCACCACGGCGACTACTGCGCCAACCTGTCCGGCGGCCAGCGCGCCCGGGTCTCGCTGGCCTGCGCCCTGGTCGGCCGGCCGGACCTGCTCGTGCTCGACGAGCCGACGATCGGCCTGGACCCGGTGCTGCGCGCCGAGCTCTGGCAGCAGTTCTCGGCGTTGGCCCGGCGCGGCACCACATTGCTGGTGTCCAGTCATGTGATGGACGAGGCCGACCACTGCGGCGATCTGCTGCTGATGCGCGAGGGCTGGCTGCTGGCGCGTACCACCCCGAGACGACTGCGAGAGGAGACCGGATGTTCGTCGATGGAGGAAGCGTTCCTGTCCATCATCCGGCGCACCACCGCGCCCCGAGCCGGGTGA
- a CDS encoding DNA-3-methyladenine glycosylase, which translates to MSAARLAVDPVAAAQRLLGATLTCRGVEATIVEVEAYGGVPNGPWPDPAAHSFRGPTPRNTVMFGPPGHLYTYRSYGMHICANVVCGPDGTAAAVLLRAAVIDEGKPLVQARRGDAVPEVALARGPGNLCSALGITMEDNGIDLFDPRSPVRLQLGGTMPAQTGPRVGVSQAADRPWRLWAPGIPEVSAYRRSPRAPAPGASD; encoded by the coding sequence GTGAGTGCTGCCCGGCTTGCCGTGGATCCGGTCGCGGCTGCCCAGCGGTTGCTCGGCGCCACCCTCACCTGCCGCGGCGTGGAGGCGACGATCGTCGAAGTGGAGGCCTACGGCGGCGTACCGAACGGTCCCTGGCCGGACCCGGCGGCGCATTCCTTCCGCGGACCCACCCCGCGCAACACCGTGATGTTCGGCCCGCCCGGGCACCTGTACACCTACCGCAGCTACGGCATGCACATCTGCGCCAACGTGGTCTGCGGCCCGGACGGGACGGCCGCTGCGGTGCTGCTGCGGGCGGCGGTGATCGACGAGGGCAAGCCGCTGGTTCAGGCCCGCCGCGGTGACGCCGTACCGGAGGTGGCATTGGCCCGCGGCCCGGGCAATCTCTGCTCCGCCTTGGGAATCACCATGGAAGACAACGGAATCGACTTGTTCGATCCGCGCAGCCCGGTGCGGCTGCAGCTCGGCGGGACGATGCCGGCGCAGACCGGACCTCGAGTGGGCGTCAGTCAGGCCGCCGACCGTCCGTGGCGATTGTGGGCGCCCGGGATACCCGAGGTTTCGGCGTACCGACGCAGCCCGCGGGCACCGGCGCCCGGCGCCTCGGACTGA
- the tyrS gene encoding tyrosine--tRNA ligase, with protein MPTTILDELTWRGLIAQSTDLDALTTDVTGGPITVYAGFDPTAPSLHAGNLVPLLALRRFQRAGHRPIVLAGGATGLIGDPRDSGERTLNTADTVAEWSERIRGQLERFVDFDDGPTGAVVVNNLDWTAPLSAVEFLRDVGKHFSVNVMLDRDTIRRRLDEGISYTEFSYMLLQANDYVQLHQRYGCSLQIGGSDQWGNIIAGVRLVRQKLGATVHALTVPLVTAADGTKFGKSTGGGSLWLDPEMTSPYAWYQYFFNTADADVIRYLRWFTFLSAEELAALEEATAERPHERAAQRTLAREFTTLVHGEAATEAVELASQALFGRGELTRLDESTLTAALQETSVAQLEPGAADGIVDLLVATGLSASRGAARRTIGEGGVSVNNVRVDSEEWTPQPENFLHGRWLVLRRGKRNVAGIERV; from the coding sequence ATGCCGACGACGATTCTCGACGAGCTGACCTGGCGCGGGCTGATCGCCCAGTCGACTGACCTGGACGCCCTGACCACCGATGTGACGGGCGGGCCGATCACGGTCTATGCCGGATTCGACCCGACCGCGCCCAGCCTGCATGCCGGAAACCTGGTGCCGCTGCTGGCGTTGCGCCGATTCCAGCGGGCCGGACACCGGCCCATCGTGTTGGCCGGCGGTGCCACCGGACTCATCGGCGACCCTCGAGACAGTGGCGAGCGGACCCTGAACACCGCCGACACCGTGGCCGAGTGGTCCGAGCGGATCCGCGGGCAGCTGGAGCGCTTCGTCGATTTCGACGACGGCCCGACCGGTGCCGTGGTGGTCAACAACCTGGACTGGACCGCCCCGCTGTCGGCGGTGGAATTCCTGCGTGACGTGGGCAAACACTTCTCGGTCAACGTGATGCTCGACCGTGACACCATCCGGCGCCGCCTCGATGAGGGTATCTCCTACACCGAGTTCAGCTACATGCTCCTTCAGGCCAACGACTACGTGCAGCTGCATCAGCGGTACGGCTGTTCGCTGCAGATCGGCGGTTCCGATCAGTGGGGCAACATCATCGCCGGGGTCCGACTGGTGCGCCAGAAACTGGGAGCGACCGTGCACGCGTTGACCGTGCCGTTGGTCACCGCCGCCGACGGCACCAAGTTCGGCAAGTCCACCGGTGGCGGCAGCCTGTGGCTGGACCCGGAGATGACCAGCCCGTACGCCTGGTACCAGTACTTTTTCAACACCGCGGACGCCGACGTGATCCGCTACCTGCGCTGGTTCACCTTCCTGTCCGCCGAGGAGCTGGCCGCGCTGGAGGAAGCGACCGCCGAGCGCCCGCACGAGCGGGCCGCCCAACGCACGTTGGCCCGGGAGTTCACCACCTTGGTGCACGGGGAAGCGGCCACCGAGGCGGTGGAGCTTGCCAGCCAGGCGCTGTTCGGCCGGGGTGAACTGACCCGTTTGGACGAGTCCACCCTGACCGCGGCCCTGCAGGAGACCTCGGTGGCGCAGCTGGAGCCCGGCGCCGCCGACGGAATTGTCGACCTTTTGGTCGCCACCGGTCTGTCGGCAAGCCGGGGCGCGGCCCGGCGCACTATCGGCGAGGGCGGCGTCTCGGTGAACAACGTTCGCGTCGACAGCGAGGAATGGACACCGCAGCCCGAGAATTTCCTGCATGGCCGGTGGTTGGTGTTGCGCCGCGGTAAGCGCAACGTGGCGGGTATTGAGCGGGTCTAG
- a CDS encoding HAD-IIA family hydrolase: protein MLDLDGTVFRGGEPTAGAVETLAELQSRKLFITNNSSRGADEVAAHLNQLGFTATGEDVATSGQIAAGLLAGQLPAGARVLVLGAESLAAEIGAVGLEAVRLATDEPAAVIQGLSTELGWADLAEAALAIRAGALWMTTNVDKTLPSERGLLPGNGSMVAALRAATDAEPQVAGKPGPALLTAALTRGEFYAPLVVGDRLDTDIAAANAAALPSLMVLTGVNSARDAVGAVAEHRPTYLGHDLRALNVGAGKLAIGSQAHWDVQVDGTTVTVVTGQPEEDGDGLSIVRALAAAVWDAELAGRAFTVEAADDTAAAALQQWSLLGTWP from the coding sequence CTGCTGGATCTGGACGGCACGGTGTTCCGCGGTGGTGAACCCACGGCCGGCGCTGTCGAGACCCTGGCCGAACTGCAGAGCCGAAAGCTGTTCATCACCAACAATTCGTCACGCGGCGCGGACGAGGTCGCGGCACATCTGAACCAGCTGGGCTTTACCGCCACAGGCGAGGACGTTGCCACCAGCGGCCAGATCGCGGCGGGCCTGCTGGCCGGCCAACTGCCGGCCGGGGCGCGAGTCCTGGTGCTGGGTGCGGAGTCGCTGGCCGCCGAGATCGGCGCCGTCGGTCTGGAAGCGGTGCGGTTGGCCACCGACGAACCTGCGGCCGTCATCCAGGGCCTGTCCACCGAGCTCGGCTGGGCCGATCTTGCCGAGGCCGCACTGGCGATCCGGGCCGGGGCGCTGTGGATGACCACCAACGTCGACAAGACGCTGCCGTCGGAGCGGGGTCTGCTGCCGGGCAACGGTTCGATGGTGGCGGCCCTGCGGGCCGCGACCGACGCCGAGCCGCAGGTGGCCGGCAAGCCGGGACCGGCCCTGTTGACCGCTGCGCTGACCCGCGGGGAGTTCTACGCCCCGCTGGTGGTCGGCGACCGGCTCGACACCGACATCGCCGCGGCCAACGCCGCCGCGCTGCCCAGCCTGATGGTGCTCACCGGAGTGAACTCCGCCCGCGACGCCGTCGGCGCGGTCGCCGAGCATCGGCCGACCTACCTCGGCCATGACCTGCGGGCGTTGAACGTCGGCGCCGGCAAACTGGCGATCGGCTCGCAGGCGCACTGGGACGTACAGGTGGACGGCACCACCGTCACCGTCGTCACCGGGCAACCCGAGGAAGACGGTGACGGACTGTCGATCGTCCGCGCGCTCGCAGCCGCGGTGTGGGACGCCGAGCTGGCCGGGCGCGCGTTCACCGTCGAGGCCGCCGATGACACCGCGGCGGCGGCGCTGCAACAGTGGTCCCTGCTCGGTACGTGGCCGTAA
- a CDS encoding TlyA family RNA methyltransferase gives MSRRARVDAELVRRGLARSRQQAAELIDAGKVTIDGIPAVKSATAVAVTAALAVADDGERSWVSRGAHKLIGALDTFGIAVADRQCLDAGASTGGFTEVLLDRGAARVVAVDVGYGQLAWSLRTDPRVVVIERTNVRGLTVEVIGGPAELIVADLSFISLATVLPALAGCASPDADIVPMVKPQFEVGRQQVGSGGVVSDPVLRADAVVSVAHRAGELGWGTVAVTASPLPGPSGNVEYFLHLRASAAPLTGDALRAAVEDAVARGPQ, from the coding sequence ATGTCGCGGCGTGCTCGGGTCGACGCCGAACTGGTCCGGCGCGGATTGGCGCGGTCTCGTCAGCAGGCCGCCGAATTGATCGATGCCGGCAAAGTCACCATCGACGGCATCCCGGCGGTCAAGTCCGCCACCGCCGTGGCGGTGACCGCGGCGCTGGCGGTGGCGGACGACGGCGAACGCAGCTGGGTGTCGCGCGGGGCGCACAAACTGATCGGCGCCCTGGACACCTTCGGTATCGCCGTGGCTGACCGGCAGTGCCTCGACGCCGGCGCCTCGACCGGCGGATTCACCGAAGTGCTGCTGGACCGGGGTGCGGCCCGGGTGGTGGCCGTCGACGTCGGCTACGGGCAGCTGGCATGGTCGCTGCGCACCGACCCGCGAGTGGTGGTCATCGAACGCACCAACGTCCGCGGTCTGACGGTCGAGGTCATCGGCGGGCCCGCGGAGCTGATCGTCGCGGACCTGTCGTTCATCTCGCTGGCCACGGTGTTGCCCGCGCTGGCTGGCTGTGCGTCACCGGACGCCGATATCGTGCCAATGGTGAAGCCGCAGTTCGAAGTCGGACGACAACAGGTCGGTTCCGGCGGTGTGGTGTCCGACCCGGTCCTGCGGGCAGACGCGGTCGTATCGGTGGCGCACCGCGCCGGGGAACTGGGGTGGGGCACCGTCGCCGTCACCGCCAGTCCATTGCCGGGACCGTCCGGCAACGTCGAATACTTTCTGCATCTGCGCGCCAGTGCTGCGCCGCTGACCGGTGACGCGTTGCGCGCCGCCGTGGAAGATGCCGTCGCGAGGGGTCCGCAATGA
- a CDS encoding NAD kinase, which yields MTSGDHQRTVLLVVHSGREEATDTARRVEKVLDEHGIALRVLTAEAVDKGALHAGADDGREVGVAIDLVDPDNGAAEGCELVLVLGGDGTFLRAAELARSADIPVLGVNLGRIGFLAEAEADTIDQVLDKIIARDYRVEDRMTLDVVVRADSEIIDSGWALNEASMEKGPRLGVLGVVVEVDGRPVSTFGCDGVLVSTPTGSTAYAFSAGGPVLWPDLDAILVVPNNAHALFARPMVTSPESIIAIEVESDGHNALVFCDGRRKMLVPAGGRLEVQRGVSPVKWARLGRSPFTDRLVRKFRLPVTGWRGQ from the coding sequence ATGACCAGTGGAGATCATCAACGCACCGTGCTGCTGGTGGTGCACAGCGGTCGGGAAGAGGCCACCGACACCGCCCGCCGCGTGGAGAAGGTGCTCGACGAACACGGCATCGCGCTGCGCGTGCTGACCGCGGAAGCCGTCGACAAGGGCGCGCTGCACGCGGGTGCTGACGATGGTCGCGAAGTCGGTGTCGCGATCGATCTGGTGGACCCCGACAACGGCGCTGCCGAGGGCTGCGAACTGGTGCTGGTTCTCGGCGGCGACGGGACCTTCCTGCGCGCCGCGGAACTGGCCCGCAGCGCCGACATCCCGGTACTGGGCGTCAATCTGGGCCGGATCGGGTTCCTGGCCGAGGCCGAAGCCGACACCATCGACCAGGTCCTGGACAAGATCATCGCCCGCGACTACCGGGTGGAAGACCGGATGACGCTCGACGTCGTGGTGCGCGCCGACAGCGAGATCATCGACAGCGGTTGGGCGCTCAACGAGGCCAGCATGGAGAAGGGGCCGCGGCTGGGCGTGCTGGGCGTCGTCGTGGAGGTGGACGGCCGGCCGGTGTCGACGTTCGGCTGCGACGGAGTGCTGGTATCGACCCCGACGGGATCCACCGCCTACGCGTTCTCCGCCGGGGGACCGGTGCTCTGGCCCGACCTGGACGCCATCCTGGTGGTGCCCAACAACGCTCACGCGCTGTTCGCCCGGCCCATGGTCACCAGCCCCGAATCGATCATCGCGATCGAGGTCGAAAGCGACGGCCACAACGCGCTGGTGTTCTGCGACGGTCGCCGCAAAATGCTGGTGCCCGCCGGCGGGCGCCTGGAGGTGCAACGCGGCGTCAGCCCGGTGAAGTGGGCGCGGCTGGGCCGCTCGCCATTCACCGACCGACTGGTGCGCAAATTCCGGCTGCCGGTCACCGGCTGGCGCGGACAGTGA